The following coding sequences lie in one Spinacia oleracea cultivar Varoflay chromosome 1, BTI_SOV_V1, whole genome shotgun sequence genomic window:
- the LOC110779394 gene encoding basic blue protein gives MGELKRMSMMVALVFVVLITEQVCATQHIVGGSGGWDESTDYDSWAKGQTFKVGDTLVFKYTPGLHSVVEVGSESDYKKCDTSNAANSMNGGNDVVKLDKVGSRYFACGTSGHCSAGMKLKVDVVGATGSSSPSSSSSSSNTDVSSADQTHLHCFPLMASVSLAMVILPMFVL, from the exons ATGGGAGAATTGAAGAGAATGTCGATGATGGTGGCGTTGGTTTTTGTGGTTTTGATTACTGAACAAGTTTGTGCAACACAACATATTGTGGGTGGAAGTGGTGGTTGGGATGAGTCTACAGATTATGATTCATGGGCTAAAGGACAGACTTTTAAAGTTGGTGATACACTTG TATTTAAATACACTCCTGGACTACATAGTGTGGTGGAGGTTGGTAGTGAAAGTGATTACAAAAAGTGTGACACTAGCAACGCGGCCAACTCGATGAATGGGGGTAATGATGTTGTGAAGTTAGACAAAGTTGGCTCTCGATATTTTGCTTGTGGAACTTCAGGTCATTGTAGTGCAGGAATGAAGCTCAAGGTCGACGTTGTTGGCGCAACAGGATCATCATCACCTTCTTCCTCATCCTCATCTTCGAATACTGATGTGTCTAGTGCTGATCAAACTCACCTTCATTGCTTCCCATTAATGGCATCAGTTTCTCTAGCCATGGTCATTTTGCCAATGTTTGTGCTATAA